From a region of the Zingiber officinale cultivar Zhangliang chromosome 10B, Zo_v1.1, whole genome shotgun sequence genome:
- the LOC122028809 gene encoding kinesin-like protein KIN-14F: MSSSSGKILGLRGGLALKELRVDQSISDELALRKAEEAASRRYQAAEWLRQMDQGAAETLPKEPTEEEFCLSLRNGLILCNVLNLVNPGAVPKVVENPVITVQSIDGAAQSAIQYFENMRNFLVEVRSMKLLTFEASDLEKGGSSAKVVDCILCLQGYHEWKLAGGVGVWRYGGTVKITNMSRGLPSSLLSGSSDESVDDYNLQNNQQLSEFLHSTTEATLEDSRSTDALDIIFNQFGTQLIKAVFSESSDAEEFPVKEKVGKFIDLVLDQAVKEFYIHLISHKNKLGLLLRKEMKSERRTMTKAHLIEVVSKFLIENIGSSSLSTKLYSQSGRPSKDKEDKLDDQQKYLEKLKVSFGKMKDEVECKHKKWKEDLENLECNIQGLKANTSSYLKLLEENRMLYNQVQDLKGNIRVYCRVRPFLQHSDRRSVVEHIGENGNVIIMDPSKQGKDSRKIFSFNRAFGANATQSEIYADTQPLIRSVLDGYNVCIFAYGQTGSGKTYTMSGPDIKSESTMGVNYRALDDLFHISQSRQGIISYQLSVQMIEIYNEQVRDLLVADGSDRRLDIRNYSQLNGLNIPDASLVAVTCTQDVLELMKVGQRNRAVGATALNDRSSRSHSVLTIHIQGKELASGAKLKGCLHLVDLAGSERVDKSEATGDRLKEAQYINRSLSALGDVISALAQKSSHVPYRNSKLTQVLQDALGGQAKTLMFVHVNPEANAFGETISTLKFAERVASIELGAAQVNKEAGQVIELKEEISRLRTALESKETELKQLKIQTRRIGFEVQKTEIRSPLELSVKRRPEYCQQSNHEFKKLEPRSCSSVKQQNPLCSSVISSSKKVGAKPLFISGESCESTNLRFESPQIRRSISADRAPLMRRKTKAETPSERTPLKLQFMEKTPSSKSNANENLSRCWDPHEISNLRNDSPKQADKQFKPGVQFRHAEIQRNTTENKPRVKQEESIKLQMFDTDTTTTMLSQKNCEPSETENVCTLIESPNDCNYKLKKFQHNPRISPSVKLRAEELLPNGKKANNVKERFNPMAPELSSSKHFPRGKFTL; encoded by the exons ATGTCTTCTTCTTCCGGAAAGATTTTAGGATTGAGAGGAGGCCTAGCGCTGAAGGAGCTCCGAGTTGATCAAAGCATCAGCGACGAGCTCGCTCTCAGGAAAGCTGAAGAAGCTG CTTCAAGAAGGTACCAAGCGGCAGAATGGCTGAGGCAAATGGATCAGGGAGCAGCCGAAACCCTGCCAAAAGAGCCGACGGAGGAGGAATTCTGCCTGTCTCTGCGCAATGGACTGATTCTGTGCAACGTCCTCAACCTAGTAAATCCAGGCGCTGTGCCGAAG GTTGTAGAGAATCCAGTTATTACTGTCCAGTCAATAGATGGAGCAGCTCAATCTGCGAttcaatattttgaaaatatgagGAACTTTCTTGTCGAGGTTAGGAGCATGAAGCTGCTGACATTTGAAGCATCCGATTTAGAAAAG GGTGGATCATCAGCCAAGGTCGTTGATTGTATTCTTTGCCTCCAAGGATATCATGAATGGAAGCTAGCTGGTGGAGTTGGTGTGTGGAGGTATGGTGGAACTGTTAAGATCACAAACATGAGTCGAGGACTCCCTTCCTCACTTCTTAGTGGAAGTTCTGACGAGTCAGTAGATGATTATAACTTGCAAAATAACCAACAATTATCAGAATTTCTACATTCAACCACTGAGGCTACTTTAGAAGACTCCAGATCAACTGATGCCCTTGATATCATCTTTAACCAATTTGGAACCCAACTTATAAAAGCTGTATTTTCAGAAAGTAGTGATGCAGAAGAGTTTCCTGTGAAGGAAAAAGTAGGTAAG TTCATTGATTTGGTGCTTGACCAAGCTGTCAAAGAGTTTTATATTCATCTCATATCACATAAAAATAAG CTTGGCTTGCTATTGAGGAAGGAAATGAAGAGTGAAAGAAGAACCATGACAAAAGCTCATTTGATAGAAGTTGTTTCAAAGTTTCTCATTGAAAATATTGGTAGCTCATCTCTTTCGACTAAGTTGTACTCGCAGTCTGGTAGACCAAGTAAAGATAAAGAGGACAAACTTGATGATCAACAAAAGTATCTAGAG AAGTTgaaagtttcttttggtaaaatgaAAGATGAGGTTGAATGCAAACACAAGAAATGGAAAGAGGACCTTGAAAATCTCG AATGCAATATACAAGGTCTTAAAGCAAACACTTCTTCATATTTAAAATTGCTCGAAGAAAATAGGATGCTTTACAATCAAGTCCAAGATCTTAAAG GTAACATTAGAGTCTATTGCCGAGTGAGGCCATTCCTACAACACTCCGATAGAAGATCAGTTGTTGAGCATATTGGAGAAAATGGAAATGTTATAATTATGGATCCTAGTAAACAGGGAAAAGATTCAAGGAAAATTTTCTCTTTCAACAGAGCTTTTGGAGCAAATGCCACTCAAT CGGAAATCTACGCTGACACTCAGCCATTGATCagatctgttcttgatggttatAATGTTTGTATTTTTGCCTACGGACAAACAGGATCTGGGAAGACATACACAATG AGTGGTCCAGATATAAAGTCAGAAAGTACAATGGGTGTGAACTATCGAGCATTAGATGACTTGTTCCATATATCACAGTCAAGACAAGGTATTATCTCATATCAATTGAGCGTTCAAATGATTGAAATTTACAATGAACAAGTGAGGGATCTTTTAGTGGCTGATGGTTCTGACAGAAG ATTAGATATACGGAACTACTCTCAATTAAATGGCCTCAATATTCCCGATGCAAGTTTAGTTGCTGTTACATGTACTCAAGATGTTCTTGAATTGATGAAAGTTGGTCAGAGAAACCGTGCAGTTGGTGCTACTGCACTCAATGATCGCAGCAGCCGCTCTCATAG TGTTTTGACAATTCATATCCAAGGGAAGGAATTAGCTTCTGGTGCGAAGCTAAAGGGCTGTCTTCATCTGGTTGATCTTGCTGGAAGTGAGAGGGTAGACAAATCTGAAGCTACTGGGGATAGATTAAAAGAAGCTCAATACATAAATCGGTCATTATCTGCACTTGGAGATGTTATCTCAGCACTTGCGCAGAAAAGTTCCCACGTTCCATACAGAAATAGCAAACTCACTCAAGTTCTACAAGATGCATTAG GTGGTCAAGCCAAAACCTTGATGTTTGTTCATGTAAACCCGGAAGCTAATGCATTTGGGGAAACCATTAGCACACTCAAGTTTGCTGAACGTGTTGCATCGATTGAGCTTGGGGCAGCTCAGGTTAACAAGGAAGCTGGCCAAGTTATAGAGCTCAAAGAAGAG ATATCGAGATTAAGAACTGCACTTGAGAGCAAGGAGACTGAGCTGAAGCAGTTGAAAATTCAAACACGCCGTATTGGCTTTGAGGTGCAAAAGACAGAAATTAGATCACCATTAGAGCTAAGCGTGAAGAGAAGACCTGAATATTGTCAACAATCAAACCATGAATTTAAAAAACTGGAG CCAAGAAGCTGCTCATCGGTGAAACAGCAAAACCCCCTCTGCTCCTCTGtgatatcctccagtaaaaaagTTGGTGCaaaacctcttttcatttctgGCGAAAGCTGTGAGTCCACAAATTTGAGGTTCGAGTCGCCTCAAATAAGAAGATCAATATCTGCTGACCGCGCTCCCCTCATGAGGAGAAAGACCAAGGCGGAAACTCCCAGTGAGAGGACGCCATTGAAATTGCAGTTCATGGAGAAAACACCATCAAGCAAATCCAATGCAAATGAGAATTTAAGCCGGTGCTGGGATCCACACGAGATTAGCAATCTGAGAAATGACAGCCCCAAGCAAGCAGACAAGCAATTCAAACCAGGAGTTCAGTTCAGACAtgcagaaatacaaagaaacacaaCTGAGAATAAGCCCAGGGTGAAACAAGAAGAATCAATCAAATTGCAGATGTTTGATACTGATACCACAACAACAATGTTGTCACAGAAGAACTGTGAACCTTCGGAGACAGAAAATGTCTGTACCCTTATCGAGTCCCCTAATGATTGTAATTACAAACTAAAGAAATTTCAGCACAATCCGAGGATATCGCCGAGTGTTAAACTAAG GGCAGAGGAGTTACTGCCGAATGGTAAGAAGGCAAACAATGTGAAGGAACGCTTTAATCCAATGGCACCTGAACTGAGTAGCAGTAAACATTTCCCTCGTGGAAAATTCACGTTGTAA
- the LOC122029264 gene encoding leucine-rich repeat receptor-like serine/threonine-protein kinase RGI4, translating into MGLPSNVRTSLIFLFSVASCFLSGLSVDEQGQALLSWKRGLGGGSADALRSWDPSDVNPCGWAGVTCDSGMQVVSLVLKSVDLGGPLPAGFRPLRSLSQLVLSGANLTGPIPAQFGEYSGLVSLDLSRNQLSGEIPAEVCRLSRLQSLALDSNWIQGAIPDDIGNLSSLRYLALYDNFLSGKIPASVGELVKLEVFRAGGNKNLKGSLPPEIGNCSDLVMLGLAETGISGKLPATIGLLKKLQTIAIYTSFLSGSIPEEIGNCTELTNLYLYQNSLSGQIPPQLGELPRLQSLLLWQNNLVGSIPPELSRCTQLVLVDLSVNYLTGDIPRSFGNLVNLEQLQLSTNQLTGAVPKEISDCAALTDLQFDNNQLSGEIQIDFAKMENLTLFYAWQNRLTGSIPVGLAQCRNLQSLDLSCNNLTGSIPRELFGLQNLTRLLLLSNELTGFVPMEIGKCTNLLRLRLNRNRLAGAIPPEIGKLKSLNFLDVSSNMLVGPIPAAISGCDSLEFLDLHSNALTGGWPQTLPKMLQFIDVSDNRLTGELSPSIGLLPELTKLNVGRNQLSGLIPSQLGSCSKLQLLDLGDNSFSGEIPDEVGELPALEIALNLSCNHLSGNIPKQFSALGKLGCLDMSHNAFSGDLSALAELQNLVTLNVSFNAFSGELPDSAFFRKLPLSDLEGNRGLFIADGATAEGRQANRASISVLKLAMLVLLSVSALLLLLTAVYALLRSRMAPNGEAATDEWEITLYQKLDFSVDEVVRCLNSANVIGTGSSGVVYKVGIPNGNSLAVKKMWSSSEIGAFRNEIAALSTIRHRNIVRLLGWGANQSTKLLFYDYLPNGSLSGLLHRSRKAPVEWETRYEIVLGLAHAIAYLHHDCVPPILHGDVKAMNVLLGSRFEPYLADFGLARVLSAASHKLEFKACPQIAGSYGYIAPEYASTQRITEKSDVYSYGVVLLEVLTGMHPLEPSLPGGMHLVQWVRDHLSRKGDPADLLDARLLGRPDYERQEMQQAIAISVLCISHRADDRPMMKDVVAMLTEIRHPATDEPKISVVVAAAAASPAHKVGLQDSSTCSFAMSDYSS; encoded by the exons ATGGGCTTGCCTTCCAACGTACGTACCTCTCTGATTTTTCTGTTTTCCGTCGCCTCTTGCTTCCTCTCTGGTCTCTCCGTCGACGAGCAGGGCCAGGCGCTGCTGTCGTGGAAGCGGGGCCTCGGCGGCGGCTCTGCGGATGCGCTCCGGTCTTGGGATCCTTCCGATGTTAATCCATGTGGGTGGGCGGGAGTCACCTGCGACTCGGGAATGCAAGTCGTCAGCCTCGTGCTCAAGTCGGTGGATCTCGGAGGCCCGTTGCCGGCCGGCTTCCGACCGCTCCGGTCGCTCAGCCAGCTGGTTCTCTCCGGCGCCAACCTCACCGGTCCGATCCCGGCGCAGTTCGGGGAGTACAGCGGACTCGTCTCCCTCGACCTCAGCAGGAACCAGCTCTCCGGCGAGATCCCGGCCGAGGTTTGCAGGCTGAGCAGGCTCCAGTCGCTCGCCCTGGATTCGAATTGGATCCAGGGTGCCATTCCTGACGACATCGGGAACCTCTCCAGCCTCCGGTATTTGGCTCTCTATGACAACTTCTTGAGCGGGAAGATACCGGCGAGCGTCGGGGAATTGGTGAAGTTGGAGGTTTTCAGGGCCGGAGGGAACAAGAACCTCAAAGGTTCGCTGCCGCCGGAGATCGGGAACTGCAGCGACTTGGTCATGTTAGGCCTGGCCGAAACCGGCATATCGGGGAAGCTTCCGGCCACAATCGGACTGCTGAAAAAGCTTCAGACGATTGCTATCTATACCTCTTTTCTATCGGGATCGATCCCGGAAGAGATCGGCAACTGCACTGAGCTAACCAATTTGTATCTGTACCAGAATTCGCTCTCCGGTCAGATTCCTCCGCAGCTCGGCGAGCTTCCCCGCCTTCAGAGCTTGCTCCTGTGGCAGAACAACTTGGTGGGCTCAATCCCACCGGAGCTCAGCCGGTGCACGCAGTTAGTCCTCGTCGACCTGTCCGTGAACTATCTCACTGGAGATATCCCCCGGAGCTTCGGAAACTTAGTCAACCTGGAGCAGCTTCAGTTGAGTACTAATCAGCTTACCGGAGCTGTGCCAAAGGAGATCTCCGACTGTGCCGCGCTCACTGATCTCCAGTTCGACAACAACCAGCTCTCCGGCGAGATCCAAATCGACTTCGCGAAGATGGAGAACCTCACTCTGTTCTATGCTTGGCAGAACAGGTTGACGGGGAGCATCCCGGTGGGCTTAGCTCAATGTCGGAATTTGCAATCGTTGGATCTCTCTTGCAACAACTTGACAGGGTCGATTCCCCGGGAGCTATTTGGGTTGCAGAACCTCACCAGGCTGCTTCTCCTTTCCAATGAATTGACCGGATTCGTGCCGATGGAAATTGGCAAATGTACGAATCTTTTGCGGCTCCGACTGAACCGCAACCGGCTCGCCGGCGCAATTCCGCCTGAGATTGGCAAGTTGAAGAGCCTTAATTTTCTTGACGTGAGCAGCAATATGCTCGTAGGTCCTATCCCGGCGGCAATATCTGGTTGCGATTCCCTCGAGTTCCTCGACCTCCACTCCAATGCTCTCACCGGAGGCTGGCCGCAGACCCTTCCGAAGATGCTACAATTCATAGACGTCTCTGATAACCGGCTCACCGGAGAGTTGAGCCCCAGTATTGGGTTGTTGCCGGAGCTGACGAAGCTCAATGTGGGGAGGAATCAACTCTCTGGTTTAATCCCGTCGCAGCTTGGTTCGTGCAGCAAGCTACAACTTCTAGACCTCGGCGATAACTCCTTCTCCGGTGAGATCCCGGACGAGGTAGGGGAGCTTCCGGCGCTTGAGATCGCTCTTAATCTGAGTTGCAACCATCTCTCCGGCAACATTCCAAAGCAATTCTCTGCTCTCGGGAAGCTCGGCTGCCTCGACATGTCCCACAATGCGTTCTCCGGCGACCTCTCCGCGCTCGCGGAGCTCCAGAATCTCGTCACGCTGAACGTCTCCTTCAACGCTTTCTCCGGCGAGTTGCCCGACTCGGCCTTCTTCAGAAAGCTCCCGCTCTCCGACCTCGAAGGCAACCGGGGATTGTTCATCGCCGACGGCGCAACGGCAGAAGGCCGGCAGGCGAACAGAGCCTCGATCTCTGTTCTGAAACTCGCCATGTTGGTCCTCCTCAGCGTCAGCgctctgctgctgctgctgacggcTGTCTACGCGCTCCTGCGCTCGCGCATGGCGCCCAACGGAGAAGCCGCCACCGACGAGTGGGAGATTACGCTCTACCAAAAGCTCGACTTCTCGGTGGACGAAGTCGTCCGGTGCCTCAACTCAGCGAACGTGATTGGGACAGGGAGCTCCGGCGTGGTCTACAAGGTCGGGATCCCCAACGGAAACTCCCTAGCCGTCAAGAAGATGTGGTCGTCGTCGGAGATCGGAGCCTTCCGCAACGAGATCGCCGCACTGAGCACGATAAGGCACCGGAACATCGTGCGCTTGCTCGGCTGGGGGGCGAACCAGAGCACCAAGCTCTTATTCTACGACTACTTGCCCAACGGAAGCCTGAGCGGGTTGCTCCACCGGAGCAGGAAGGCACCGGTGGAGTGGGAGACGAGATACGAGATCGTGCTCGGGCTGGCGCACGCAATCGCCTACCTCCACCATGACTGCGTGCCGCCCATCTTGCATGGCGACGTCAAGGCCATGAACGTGCTGTTGGGCTCGCGATTCGAGCCATATCTGGCAGACTTTGGCTTGGCCAGAGTGCTCAGTGCTGCTTCACACAAGTTGGAATTCAAGGCCTGTCCTCAGATTGCTGGTTCGTACGGATACATAGCTCCAG AGTACGCTTCGACGCAACGGATAACAGAGAAAAGCGACGTGTATAGCTACGGCGTGGTGTTGCTCGAGGTTCTGACAGGAATGCATCCGCTGGAGCCGTCGCTGCCCGGAGGAATGCACTTGGTCCAATGGGTCCGCGACCACTTGAGCCGCAAGGGCGACCCGGCCGACCTGCTCGACGCCAGGCTGCTCGGCCGGCCGGACTACGAAAGGCAAGAAATGCAGCAGGCAATCGCAATATCGGTTCTGTGCATCAGCCACCGGGCCGACGACCGGCCGATGATGAAGGACGTCGTCGCAATGCTGACGGAAATCCGGCACCCGGCAACCGACGAGCCGAAGATATCTGTTGTTGTTGCTGCAGCTGCTGCTTCTCCGGCGCATAAAGTGGGCCTGCAAGACTCGTCAACTTGCTCATTTGCAATGTCAGATTACTCTAGCTGA